The segment CTCATGCTGTCCTCGTTGCCTGCGTTGTAAGCATCCCAAATCTTAAAGCCGATGCCGCCTTCTGCTTTCAGCATTTCTGCTGCCACAATTGCCAGCCATGCTAAACCAATCCCGATTTTCAGTCCACCAAATACATAAGGCACAGTGGACGGAACCAAAATACTCAAGAAATACTCTTTACCCGACAGCTTCAAGACTTTAGCAACGTTGTTATAGTCTTGCGGAATTTGCTGCACACCGACTGCGGTATTAATGACGATCGGCCAAATTGCTGTGACAAAAATGACGAAGATTGCGGCTGGATTGTTGTCTTGGAAAATCCCCAATGAGATCGGTAACCATGCGAGCGGAGGAACTGTTCTTAAAACTTGCACGATTGGGTCAAGCCCATTCCGCATAAACTTACTCACACCAAGTAACACGCCGAGTGCAATTCCCACGACAGCCGCGAGCGAATACCCTAACGCGACCCGTTCCAAACTAATGAGA is part of the Leptolyngbya boryana PCC 6306 genome and harbors:
- the ntrB gene encoding nitrate ABC transporter permease, whose protein sequence is MTINPTLRPVRPSQFSETLKKYSGTLVPVIVCVGIALVLWQLLCLSPESKMPGPIKVIEQTWRLILDPFYDNGGTDKGLGLQILISLERVALGYSLAAVVGIALGVLLGVSKFMRNGLDPIVQVLRTVPPLAWLPISLGIFQDNNPAAIFVIFVTAIWPIVINTAVGVQQIPQDYNNVAKVLKLSGKEYFLSILVPSTVPYVFGGLKIGIGLAWLAIVAAEMLKAEGGIGFKIWDAYNAGNEDSMSQIIICVLLVGLVGLVLDRLVGWLGSLITSDN